The DNA segment atgttaTCTGACCCTCTaagctctctgaccctgcataggaagcaacacaacagaaatgttcccagacctagaaaggtagtaaggacatcaataaaaatagtccatgtgacatcagtgtctCAACTTAAATTTAGCAaatacgagaatactttttgtatgaaaaataaacaaaaatatcatAACTTATTGAACAAGTCTTCTCCCCGAGTTAATGTCTTCCAACATTTTGGAGAGTACCATGATGTATTTCCCCAGAACGTAATCAATGTAATTAACGTTATGTTATGTGCGTACATTGTTCTGAAAGTAAACAATGCGGATTACGGTCTAGGGAAAGCGTGCACATGTGTCGTGGTACTCTCCAAATGGTGGAAGACGTTAAGATTTTaacagctctcagatttaatcaaaaatattttaatttgtgttccgaagaagaacgaagaaggtcttacgggtttggaacagcatgagcaggagtagttttagtttttgggtgaactaaccctttaattgtgTGGCGAATCAAATCTGTGCAGAGCTttagtatgtatgtataaatacacacacacacacacactaattatgtACATGTATGATATTATGATTTATCACACATTTAATAATTGATGTATTAATAAGAATAAGTAGGATAAGTCAACTGTTTGTGTAGTGTAACCTATCAACTGCCTCACATATGAGCATAGATACTAAATTCTCTTACATTCCCCTGTCTCATGTGCTGTCATTTGATGTGCATTACTTTTCTAGGTAAGGGATTTGAACACAGATCCTGTCATCCATTCTTTCCATTCCCCTTTTGGCTATTTTTGCATGATCAGCTAGCTCAAGGCACACAATGCCAAAACCACTAACACATGTTATTACAATATATGGTGTGGCTTGTAAGCATACCCAAAAAAGAACTATTATAATCACtgtcaaatacaataaaaagagaAATAAGCATGATTTAAAACCTCACAGCTAAAATTTCTAATTCAAAACATTGGTTCAAGCAAGCACTGGACTGTTTCGGAGAATTGCAGTAAACATTTTGAAGTGTACACAGAAATGTCACTCTCAGTTTCTGTTGTTTCTGTTTTGAAACTGTATATTGAGCCTGTGTTAAATCACCGTACCGTGGAATTGCTGGTCGTGACATCACAGGCAGCTGCGTGGATGTTTGGTAGACCTGCTTCTCTCGCGCAGATACTGCTGCATGATCGAGACAACACTGCGCCCTGGTGGACGCTCTTTCAAATACACTTTGAAATGATCACTTCTTTGTACATGGGTCAGTGAAAGGGCAGTTTTTGTCTGCGTCTGTTCGTTTATTCAGGCAAACATGTAACATAGGTtacaatttatgcattttaaaactattttttttttccattttatttgaaaaatgattAACCTAATTTGTCTGGAAATTTGTATTTGATGTTATGAAACTTGGTGGCTATGGAAATTAGCAACACAGTCGATCATTCTCGAatgtgtgaccatggaccacaaaaccagtcaaaagggtccatttttttttttttttttgaaattgcgATTTATACATCATAAGCTTTCCAGTGATGTATGGTTAGTTAGGATGGGACACTGTTTGGCTCAATCATTTGCAGGCTTGCAGGCTAGAAAGTAGAAGTATTTAATTCCCACGATAACTTCTGTCTCCGAGGATGTCACACCCATTGCACGCAACAGTCTTGACAGGAAAAATGgtgtgagaaaaagagaaagagagatgattTGATACACACAGGAGTAGCCTATGTTttacaaagaaattaaataaGAGAACTCTAAGTCTAATACCTTTGTTCAGTGTCCTGTGAGAGTCGTCTGGCCTCTTCTGGATCTTTTTTTAAGAGTGTCTGGTAAGTGGAGAAAGTCTCCACCATGCCGATGTAGCCAGAGACAGGGACGGGCTTCCTCACCCAAAAAATGTCCTGCCTAGAGACACAAAAACAGTTTATTCAGGCTTCTTATTGGTCAATGTAATATTCCACCAATGttataaacaacaataaaatgacagtttttttttttttttttgatcctaGATAGCAACAGTCAGTTAGGTCAGGGACActtaatgaataaaattaaatttaaatgttcaaATTGAAATCCTTCTTATTTTATAATGTAGCATCCATTACATAAAAGGTCCTCAAGGCATAACAAGCCCTTTTTGCTGTATGTGGTAATAACTGTGGTAACTACTTATTTATCtataaagtttatattttaacagCTAGTTTATATAAAACTACATTACCTTTTTTTGACTGGATACTGGAGAGAGTCGTATGTTTTCTTGTAAAGTTCAAAGGGGCAAGAACCTAGGCAAGGGCTCCGGAAAGGATGCAGGGCTGCATAAAACTGTTATGAAACAGACGTATATGCACATTTAATGTCATGTCATGTTTCATTAACTATGTTCTGAACAAACAGTGAACTATAAGTTTAATCAGTCTAGTAAATGCTGTGAATAACGTTTgttattaaagtaaattatttaatattatgacCTATTGGTTATATATGAGCAGagattttgatatttttgatcattttccAACTTTTTTCCAATTCTAAAATGTTCTCATGTGTGACACACAAACGTTTGGACAGCTGACAAGCATTGAAATGTCAGAAATACCAGTGTTATGATTCCCACCTCTTTACAGATGTGGTTTAAAGTCTCTGAGCAGTCTCCATAGCTCAGCTCCATGTCCATGGTGTAGTTGAGAACTGCAAGGCACCCATGAGGCTTAAGCACTCTGTGAGCTTCCTGAAGAAAACGTGAATGGTCAAACCAATGGAATGCAGACATGGTGGTCACAAGATCGACAGATCCATCTTCAAAAGGCAGTTCTTCAGCTGGACTCTCCCTTTGTGTTTCCAATAAGTAAAACAGAACATGTGCATATCAATGGATGAAACTCATGAAGAGAACAAAATCTAGGCCATAATCACATTTCACATCTGAATAAATCAAGAAATATTTGACATTAGGCCcattgagacattattttcatgTCCATGCATTTTATGTGCCTGATATGcaagttttgttttgttagtttttttttttggcacattaATGATTGTCATTGCTGTTATACAGTAATGGGACTCATTTTGTCTGGACAcactttgctttttttatattaaaaaaaggcaaaaaaacaaatatgataaTGATGTATTGCTCTAAAAATACAACTCTAAagtaaaacatgcacacacagagaacTCAGAAATCTCTGGaaaatttacacatttaaatgtcAATAAAGTTACAGTTTAGTGAtgttaatatagtaatatataggATGCCTGCCCGTTACATATTGTTTTATGAAATCTTTTAGAATTTCAGACAAATACTTTCACCTTAGAGTATAGTGGTAGCACTCTCAATtacatgtaacattttttttctttgtgtaaatCTGCAGATTGTCCTCCCAAAATCAGCACAGATTCTAGCTGTTGAATCGTGATCATTTTTAAGTCTttcttaataaatgtttctggaaTAAAGGAATGAAATTTAATTCATATGAAAAACGAAACTCTGAACAAATCTTTTTCCTTGATTAATTTGATGTGGTGTGCATATGCAAGGATGACAGATGTCTATTATGAAAGAAATACTGTACCATAATGGCCTAATTCCAGAATGAATATACCATAATTCCATAATACTCAGATACACAACTTTTcagattaacatttaattttgtattagaACTGTTGCTAAATGTGAGTGCTGTGTGTTAATGACTGTACACTTACTGTCTGGGTGATGAAAGCTAAACAGCGACAGAAGATTTACACAAAAGCTGTCACACATGCAATTCAGGTTTGCTTACCTATAAGAGATGTTTGAAACGTTTACATGTTTCCTCCCCATCTCCAGCTGAGCAGGACTGATGTCTATCCCGACCACACGAGTAAAATGTGGTGCTAGGAGCAACGTTCCCTGCCCTGacccacagccaacatctactGCCAGGTCATTGGCTGAATTTTTCTGACAAAATGCAGTAAACAATAAATgcaattgtaaattaaatgacaCAAATGGCAGACTgatgaataaaaaacaacaaactgtTCAACTCTTACATTACTCCTGTGGAACTGTAGAACCTTGTCGATGAGCTCTACAGAAGGAGAAATTCTGTACTTCCAGTATGAGTTTGCGTGTTCTTTATCCTCAAACAAACGTACAGCCATTTTTGAAAGCTGTACAAGTCAGAATGCTGCAGGGATTTAAATCAGTACCCACATCTTTAGGGGCTAGAgactggtaggtttaggggtggaatcGGGTAGGTTTAGGTATACAGTATGTAAGGTGGGATGAGTTGGATCTGGATCTAACCacgccccctggatcttgtgttctgcactGAGGACCATCTGCTTTAAACAGTCAGCATACTAGGCTAAGGGAATCTAATGAGGATATAAAGGGGAGGAGTCATCTTAGGTTTCACGCTTTGCTTCTTTCTTCCCACACTGAGAGACAGTATCAACCATGCAAATACAAGTTATACATGGCTAATACATTCCTTTGAGGCAATTGTAATGTGCCCAGTTTGCTAATGAGGACTTGAGCCTCACACAAAGATTTTTTACATTCACTCTGGACAATagttctttcaaaatgaataaaCATCTCAATGGCCGGAAAGGGATCAAAGGTTTCCAGGCGAACCAGATGTCAtgctgaataaaacattaataaaatataaaacattcacGTCACTGAATATCAGGGCATGGAACAAAATGTGACCTCAGCATGATTTTGAAAGACAATCTCTGTTTAGTTTAGAATCATGAGATCTTTTGCGAAACAAGTGATGTAAGCAGAATGTAAGCAGTTAATGATAATAGATAAACCTTACAAAATTAAGagcacatgaaaaaaaagaaaagtatagaAAGGCATAATGCTTATCTGTAGATGTTGAGAAGGCTAAAGAACAACAAAATTATGGACTAAAAGGTTTGTGAATGTGTGGATGTTAATGTGGCGGTATAGGTGAAAGGAAAGGTTAATCAGTGAATTTATCCAACTACGCCACCCTGGTAGGAAACCAGAGAATTTATTCCCATTAAAAGGACACAGGTAAGTTTCACCAAATGAAGGCAAGGTAGGGGAGACGGGGGCGAGAATACAAAAGATTggattttattataaaaacacagATAAAAACGCACACAAACGGTTTCCACAATAAGGGAGGTAATTCCCAGGGCCAGGATTAGTGGGAACCAGGCAGGCCGGCTGCAACTCAGAATGGTTATCGAAAAACCCACCTAAATTCACACCAAAGCAACCATCACACACACCCACCAATGGGAAGTTGtatccacacacacaccgcacactGTGACACTGCAGAATGACAGCAGCTAGCCTCCCCAGTTCCACCCGATCCTCACTGGCCctggagaaacagaaaacaacattaaaagaagaaattcaacaaaaatatagaaatgaaaatacaaaaaaaccaaAACTTAAACACTTTGTAGCGACTCTGGCACTCGAGCATCCAGAGAACCACGCACAAAACGtaaatcaaaatcaataaataCTCAAATAAATAACCCTTGCAGCACACAATATGCTTACAAAAAGAAAATGCAGGGTAAACAAATCAATACGAAAAAGACAtaaccaaacaaaaacaattatggtCAGAAAAAAACAATCCAGAACCTCAACTGGTAGATAGTTCATGCGGAGAAAGTACTCAGTCTTTGCAGCTTCTTAAACTCAAATTATTAAAGCACAAGACAGAGTTtccgctagaaaaaaaaaatggtgccgGTCAAAGTGACCGGCAGAGGTTTCCTTTTCCGGACATTTTGACGATATGCCGGTCAAGTATCGCCTCTTAATTAGTCAAGGTGAGGAAAACTGGAGGCAGGCTATGTTacgtaaaaaatgacataatcaggcagccgaatgcaacatgtttattagcctaactttcaaatagacggaaaaaaaaaaacattttctactcTGGTTCATTTCTTCTTTCGGATCTATTTGCGATCCATTCAattctaaacaaacaaagcatatgtttcgtccttgtttcattatagattatgtcacgggaggagcacaagacagacacagtgggcgtggcgtcaggcctcggagaggcttttattaacagaaatcataaaataacagggaataaaagtggccaaagggggaaagtgtccaaaataacagggaatctggtgtcctcgtcgtgctgcggggtttgtgtaggtcgggcagtgttcatcgaggaagggtccaggcaaggggcggagtctggcggccgcacgcgctcccctcctcggtccggggcgcgaggggcggtggcttctcctagcggccgcgtctctctcgttggccgcggcgctggtaggggatggacggcccggcatcctggcccgtcggccgtgtatacgggtgcggttcccatccggatcgcaggtccggcagctcacgtcttggtggcgcgggagtccctcaacgcacccttcctggacccacgaggacaccagtgtgcatgcacggggaagagaccggtctcccgaggagaggcgcgttgggcttttaaacagcggcggggatgaggctccattcacatcaggtgtaccccatcacacgccgccagccctgactcgtccagcgcccctcctctcacacacccactccacaatcagggaggaggcagctgactcgtcacaatatatatatataataattcataaatgcacgcataattatcagtgaacttgataaaagttgcagatatgttttacatgcatgcacaaacaaatgcctttcaacttatgtgtgcaaaattcagaatgaaatgaatgtgcagcaatttgtacaaatagagattctaggtctactatacatgttgtagccattaaataagcttatttagtttaatatttgttaaaatattataatgttattttttaatttatgttaattatgaaaagtgaaccgcacgagcagggccgtgcacagaccttttgaggggcatgtgctgaaactgaaaaagggcatccccctccctttttttatatcaaaattttacaggaagaaatggtcacatcttcatgacaaattcattaacacaaaataatagtctcaaaagctttagatttattcacgattaataacaaccataataataatatttgataatatagataaacagggttttaagggcttctttaaacctaattacaacagctcttgtgtactccctctttttttaaattgcatttatagcgAAAAATAACACTtgactcatacataaacatgttaaacataatacaaattagcttataacaccaaacagaaaccaaaatatttttttattgaactttaagcaattttttatgaactttgcaaagaaaaaaaaaatatatatattctcttttttagctattcggtttggttttataagccaatttgtattatttggtttacatgattatgaatgacattgagaagaggggaaggtgagcaatgagtcaagtatttttgacaaacttttttgaaatataatttaattatgtccaactcaattccagattataagaaactatagccataccgtaactataacatatccaacatgtatccgcctaccatgttttactacattttatacatgtgaggacaaaCGGAGAGTATACcaaaacatgattagcctaaatgttaataaattaagtgtatcagcaatcataaatcaaagaagaaatttcttagaaatatattttataaatgttatctaggtgacgaggatcactcgtcgctttgtgtaagttccagtacgaaacagcgcgggggcgcacctgttatgattttccgatggtaaaaacaaattatgttgtattatttatcaatatatagtttttgaccagcgaatgtgtgcaaatgtgaatttttttttgtccgtcattgaaacggcgacggtgcctgccgctgccggcatcacattacactttaatctacaggttacaaactagtttttgtagctatatagacggggCGCtcggtttttcctgtggtaaaatgcatttggccaaaatcgcattttataaaagattaaatgctactgtatgcacaggccatttaagtgttggctatgactagatggcaaatgctagtaggctagtgacaatgcccctgaattttcgagatacccctaccggaggtagaactaaacccaacgatgtttttcttcatctctaaggtctcccatatatgaaatggattattggctaaaaatattttactgttaagattgttaaattaacagatattgttatacaccacaaaaccaataaaggactaaaatatagcctgtccgtatgggagttaaggcatataaactaatgtagatcaatcacacaagctctgagagctttgaaacttgacatgtttgtagtcaggaagttgatttaactactagaaaagactggatgtgaatatcttgatgtatggaataaatagacacatgtaaacacatatctaaaataagcggacatgcacaaattcaatatctatgcagaatgttttcatttactttgtgcttgctttgcctggcattatcatagaaacacatatgatggcttgctggaaaggtggggttgtgctgaatccagcaataccaaatatgtaaatatatgataaaagagaagtgttctgtcactcaatgtatgatgtgtccaaaatgaatgaaaatggaacactgacataattgagtccaaacccattcattatcagtggtgagaagaatgttgaaaaattcaaatataagagacatcaaaaaatatttaata comes from the Carassius gibelio isolate Cgi1373 ecotype wild population from Czech Republic chromosome B9, carGib1.2-hapl.c, whole genome shotgun sequence genome and includes:
- the LOC127965491 gene encoding putative methyltransferase DDB_G0268948, which gives rise to MAVRLFEDKEHANSYWKYRISPSVELIDKVLQFHRSNKNSANDLAVDVGCGSGQGTLLLAPHFTRVVGIDISPAQLEMGRKHVNVSNISYRESPAEELPFEDGSVDLVTTMSAFHWFDHSRFLQEAHRVLKPHGCLAVLNYTMDMELSYGDCSETLNHICKEFYAALHPFRSPCLGSCPFELYKKTYDSLQYPVKKRQDIFWVRKPVPVSGYIGMVETFSTYQTLLKKDPEEARRLSQDTEQRLLRAMGVTSSETEVIVGIKYFYFLACKPAND